The following is a genomic window from Marinobacter sp. NP-4(2019).
CTTCTTGGGCATACGGCCCGCCAGATAGGCTTCGCGGCCGGCTTCCACACCCAGGCGCATGGCGTGGGCCATTTTGATCGGATCCCGGGCCTGGGCGATGGCGGTGTTCATCAGCACGCCATCGCAGCCCAGCTCCATGGCAATCGTCGCGTCCGAGGCTGTGCCGACACCGGCATCCACCAGCACCGGCACATTGGCGTTCTCGACGATCAAGCGGATGTTGTAACGGTTCTGGATGCCCAGGCCGGAACCAATTGGCGCGCCCAGCGGCATGATGGCGATGCAGCCCATGTCTTCCAGGCGCTTGGCCAGCAGCGGGTCGTCGGAGCAGTAAACCATGACCTTGAAGCCGTCCCTGATCAGTTCTTCGGCGGCCACCAGGGTTTCGGTCATGTTCGGGTACAGGGTTTTCTCCTCGCCCAGCACTTCCAGTTTCACCAGGTCGTGGCCGTCCAGCAGTTCCCGCGCCAGTTTACAGGTGCGTACCGCGTCCTTCGCGGTGTAGCAGCCGGCGGTGTTCGGCAGGATGGTGTATGTGTCCGGAGAAATGACATCGAGCAGGTTCGGTTCATCCGGGTTCTGTCCCAGATTGGTCCGGCGTACCGCCACGGTAACGATTTCGGCACCGCTGGCTTCGATGGCGTGACCGGTTTCCATCAGGTCACGGTATTTACCGGTCCCGACCAGCAGGCGCGACTGGTAGACACGGCCGGCGAGTTCGAGGGGTTTGTCTTCTGGAAGCTGGATTGTCGATTGTTCGCTCATAACCTTCCTGAGGCTGTATGGAA
Proteins encoded in this region:
- a CDS encoding thiazole synthase; protein product: MSEQSTIQLPEDKPLELAGRVYQSRLLVGTGKYRDLMETGHAIEASGAEIVTVAVRRTNLGQNPDEPNLLDVISPDTYTILPNTAGCYTAKDAVRTCKLARELLDGHDLVKLEVLGEEKTLYPNMTETLVAAEELIRDGFKVMVYCSDDPLLAKRLEDMGCIAIMPLGAPIGSGLGIQNRYNIRLIVENANVPVLVDAGVGTASDATIAMELGCDGVLMNTAIAQARDPIKMAHAMRLGVEAGREAYLAGRMPKKLYASASSPIDGTFF